In Leptospira ryugenii, one genomic interval encodes:
- a CDS encoding ankyrin repeat domain-containing protein, whose amino-acid sequence MKPRIFGVLFASLITFPLFAEGGLGTVCAVENLPCIKERIKRAEVVDLYQTNSLGRNSLHYAVERGEDELVSYILNNQSADVIGKTDLYGNSPLHLAVIHQRKEILDLFLQYNPDLNLVDRHGETALDLAFASGNEEIKNLLSNKGASSQTGGKSKITIYIYIVYILLSLAITIWVARTLSKNGRFFLVDAFHNEELADSVNHLLVVGFYLVNLGYITLALKIGMKPNDAVESLEILSNKIGFVILILGAMHFFNLYLLGRLRKRTLQKRELAQQN is encoded by the coding sequence ATGAAACCAAGAATATTTGGAGTTTTGTTTGCATCGCTCATAACTTTTCCCCTCTTTGCGGAAGGGGGATTGGGAACGGTCTGTGCGGTGGAAAACCTTCCTTGTATAAAAGAGCGAATCAAACGAGCAGAAGTCGTTGATCTCTACCAGACCAATTCTTTGGGGAGAAACTCTTTACACTACGCAGTGGAGAGAGGAGAGGATGAGCTTGTGTCATACATTCTAAATAACCAGAGTGCAGATGTCATTGGAAAGACCGATCTCTACGGAAATTCTCCACTTCACCTAGCAGTGATTCACCAAAGAAAGGAAATATTGGATTTATTTCTTCAGTACAACCCAGATCTAAACCTAGTTGACCGCCATGGAGAGACTGCCTTGGATTTAGCCTTTGCTAGTGGCAATGAGGAGATAAAGAACTTACTTTCAAATAAGGGTGCAAGCTCTCAGACTGGTGGAAAATCAAAGATCACAATTTATATATATATCGTCTACATTCTCTTAAGTTTAGCCATCACAATCTGGGTAGCGCGGACACTTTCAAAGAACGGTCGATTTTTTTTGGTGGATGCCTTCCATAACGAAGAACTAGCAGATTCAGTAAACCATCTATTGGTGGTCGGGTTTTATCTGGTCAATTTGGGATATATCACCCTTGCCTTGAAGATAGGTATGAAGCCCAATGATGCAGTGGAATCTCTAGAAATTCTCAGCAATAAGATCGGATTTGTTATCCTCATTTTGGGTGCTATGCATTTCTTTAACCTCTATCTCTTGGGCAGACTGAGAAAAAGGACATTACAAAAAAGGGAACTCGCACAACAAAATTAA
- a CDS encoding malate:quinone oxidoreductase yields MSHEPIKTKSDVILIGAGIMSATLGILLKELEPDLTITVLERLDAAARESSNAWNNAGTGHSAFCELNYTIETEDGSIDTKKAKNIASQYEISREFWSYLVEDIQVLPAKDFIHSVPHYSFVWGEENVSFLKKRYEALRKEPLFQAIQYSEDPNVLSEWMPLVMSGRDPKQRVAGTKMELGTDVDFGTLTRSIFKYLESLPGVTISYYEHVKDLEREKNGLWNLTATNYLSHETEHHEANFVFIGAGGGSLPLLEKSDIPEAEGFGGFPVSGQWLRCKNREVIEKHFAKVYGKANVGSPPMSVPHLDTRIMNGQKELLFGPYAGFTTKFLKKGSYFDLAKSLELGNIFPMLSAGMHNLPLTKYLIGQALQSHEDRIEALREYLPEVKSEDWELVVAGQRVQIIKADEEEGGVLEFGTEVVAASDGSLAALLGASPGASTSVSIMLEVLADCFPQKIKTETWQKKLKKMIPSFGESFIGNESLVKESRKRSAKALELIG; encoded by the coding sequence ATGAGCCACGAACCTATCAAAACAAAATCCGATGTCATCCTTATCGGCGCGGGAATCATGAGTGCAACACTTGGGATTCTTTTGAAAGAACTTGAACCAGATTTAACCATCACCGTTTTAGAAAGGTTAGATGCTGCTGCTCGTGAGAGTTCCAATGCATGGAACAACGCAGGCACTGGACATTCTGCTTTCTGTGAATTGAATTACACGATCGAAACAGAAGACGGTTCCATTGATACAAAAAAAGCAAAGAACATAGCATCTCAGTATGAAATTTCTCGCGAATTCTGGTCTTATTTGGTCGAAGACATCCAAGTCTTACCTGCCAAAGATTTCATACACTCAGTTCCGCACTATAGTTTTGTTTGGGGGGAGGAGAATGTATCTTTTCTAAAAAAAAGGTACGAAGCCTTACGTAAAGAACCACTTTTCCAAGCCATTCAATATTCTGAAGATCCAAATGTTTTATCAGAGTGGATGCCTCTCGTAATGTCAGGCAGAGACCCAAAACAACGAGTTGCTGGTACAAAAATGGAACTAGGAACAGATGTTGATTTTGGTACGCTTACCCGATCGATTTTTAAGTATCTTGAATCACTTCCCGGCGTAACCATCAGTTACTATGAACATGTGAAGGATTTGGAGCGAGAAAAGAATGGTCTGTGGAATCTAACAGCCACCAATTATTTAAGCCATGAGACAGAACACCATGAAGCAAATTTTGTTTTTATTGGTGCTGGTGGTGGTTCACTTCCTTTATTAGAAAAATCAGATATTCCCGAAGCAGAAGGATTCGGTGGTTTTCCCGTGAGTGGTCAATGGCTACGTTGCAAAAATCGCGAGGTCATTGAAAAACATTTCGCAAAGGTGTATGGGAAAGCAAATGTTGGCTCTCCTCCTATGTCCGTTCCACATCTGGATACACGCATTATGAATGGACAAAAGGAATTACTTTTTGGACCTTACGCTGGTTTTACGACAAAGTTTTTAAAAAAAGGTTCTTACTTTGATCTCGCCAAATCCCTAGAACTGGGCAATATCTTTCCGATGCTCTCTGCTGGTATGCACAACCTTCCCTTGACAAAGTATTTGATTGGCCAAGCTTTGCAATCCCATGAAGACCGTATCGAGGCCTTACGAGAATACCTACCAGAAGTAAAGAGCGAAGATTGGGAACTAGTCGTTGCCGGACAAAGGGTACAGATCATCAAGGCTGATGAAGAAGAAGGTGGAGTACTCGAATTTGGTACGGAAGTGGTCGCGGCATCCGATGGATCTTTGGCAGCCTTGTTAGGTGCTTCCCCTGGAGCTTCTACATCTGTTTCGATTATGTTGGAAGTTTTAGCAGATTGTTTTCCCCAAAAAATAAAAACCGAAACTTGGCAAAAAAAACTCAAGAAGATGATACCAAGTTTTGGAGAGAGTTTTATCGGAAATGAAAGTCTAGTGAAGGAAAGTAGAAAACGATCTGCTAAAGCGCTAGAGCTCATTGGATAA
- a CDS encoding TetR/AcrR family transcriptional regulator: protein MPKKSKQSSSLVTESDKSKKTKELIYRTAIRLFQEVGFEEATMRMIASEAGLALGSAYYYFATKEDIVLYFYEISQEYAKTNNEEFCNSTKDLKLRIRNIILSRIDYFSNYQNLVSVLASRAGDPRHRLSPFSPETAHLREEAIGMIRYAMESSNQKLSKEISVNLPELIWLYQLGIIYFWVFKSELKRERTVQVVDESLDLIFRLIRISNLPLLKSFFSSLFRFIRLVRDGK from the coding sequence ATGCCAAAAAAAAGTAAGCAATCATCTTCCCTGGTTACAGAATCAGATAAATCAAAAAAGACGAAAGAGCTGATCTATAGGACGGCCATTCGTCTGTTCCAAGAGGTTGGATTTGAGGAAGCCACCATGCGGATGATTGCTTCGGAAGCAGGGCTTGCATTGGGGAGTGCTTACTACTATTTTGCTACAAAGGAGGATATCGTTTTATACTTCTATGAAATTTCTCAAGAATACGCTAAGACTAATAATGAAGAGTTTTGTAATTCCACAAAAGACTTAAAATTACGAATTCGAAATATCATCCTCTCGAGAATCGATTATTTTTCCAACTACCAAAACCTTGTGTCTGTATTAGCAAGTCGTGCTGGAGACCCTAGGCACAGGCTCTCCCCTTTTAGTCCTGAAACTGCCCATCTACGAGAGGAGGCGATAGGCATGATACGATATGCCATGGAATCCTCCAATCAAAAGCTTTCCAAAGAGATTTCAGTGAATCTTCCCGAGTTGATTTGGCTCTACCAATTAGGAATTATCTATTTTTGGGTATTTAAGTCAGAACTAAAAAGGGAACGAACTGTACAGGTTGTTGATGAGAGCCTGGATCTCATCTTTCGTTTGATTCGAATCTCGAATCTGCCTCTTCTCAAATCGTTTTTTTCTTCTCTGTTTAGATTTATACGCTTGGTTCGGGACGGAAAATAG
- a CDS encoding S1 family peptidase: protein MQKEKSIPNKLTTLIEPLLLSVTPVTTKFGSQELTKATGFFFVRENRLYLITARHVVLDELTEHRPNNLVINLHIDPENITVTTDFSIPLYRDGQPLWREAYDSGGRVDVCAIELDRHALGEQAFFEAFHIDQMLGPEDDVEVGTSALIVGFPLGFYDTLHRLPVARHALIASSFGIRFQGFGYFLTDAQMHRGSSGAPVVVKVDYDWQLIGIHTSRMDMINRDKIEDDHLNLNCAWYANILLSLTQKA, encoded by the coding sequence ATGCAAAAGGAAAAAAGTATACCAAATAAGCTTACGACATTGATAGAACCTCTTTTACTCTCCGTCACACCAGTTACTACCAAATTTGGATCCCAAGAATTAACAAAGGCTACAGGGTTCTTTTTTGTTCGTGAGAACAGATTGTATCTTATCACTGCACGTCATGTAGTTTTGGATGAATTAACGGAGCATCGACCAAACAATTTAGTGATCAACTTACACATAGACCCTGAGAATATTACTGTCACTACAGATTTTTCTATTCCTTTATATAGAGATGGTCAACCCTTGTGGAGAGAAGCTTATGATTCCGGGGGAAGGGTAGATGTTTGCGCGATTGAATTGGATCGCCATGCGTTAGGCGAACAGGCTTTTTTTGAAGCCTTTCATATCGACCAGATGTTGGGCCCTGAGGATGATGTTGAGGTAGGGACTTCAGCTCTTATTGTTGGATTTCCTTTAGGGTTTTATGACACTTTACATAGATTACCCGTTGCTAGGCATGCCTTGATTGCTTCTTCCTTTGGCATACGGTTCCAAGGTTTTGGTTATTTTTTAACAGATGCTCAAATGCACCGAGGATCTAGTGGTGCACCCGTCGTAGTAAAAGTTGACTATGATTGGCAACTCATAGGGATACATACCTCACGTATGGATATGATCAATCGTGATAAAATTGAAGATGACCATCTGAATCTAAATTGCGCTTGGTATGCAAACATTTTGTTAAGCCTTACACAGAAAGCTTGA
- a CDS encoding metallophosphoesterase, whose translation MRSFIQFLSIFTLILGSAYTYTGIRLVEGLNITGNFLILFWTLVVLLVLLVPVSYFISQWTTKTKIRSVFSFLAFLGLGYFTILFSLVLANDFLLLLLPHLIPDLIVWLKPSLAKLGYVPPEESQYLPHLLSLSAVLTSILLTAYGFLQTHVRLRSLTVKVPIQNLHPDLFGFSIVQISDVHVGPTIQSRFIKKVVKRINRLQPDCVVITGDLVDGPASQFKEHIQPLREIQAKYGVFYVTGNHEYYSGVMPWLNELQNLGIQVLLNENRQLKINSANLCMAGVTDLKAGNLIKTHSTDPGAAIRGGEQADLKVLLAHQPNSALEAVKYGYHLQISGHTHGGQYFPGNLLIYLFQKFVAGLHHYKGMWIYVSRGTGYWGPPLRIGSPSEVTKLVLVNPGEETN comes from the coding sequence ATGAGATCTTTTATTCAATTTTTATCGATCTTCACTTTGATTTTAGGATCGGCTTACACCTATACAGGCATCCGACTCGTAGAAGGCCTAAACATTACTGGAAATTTTCTGATTCTTTTTTGGACATTGGTAGTTCTTTTGGTATTGCTTGTTCCAGTCTCCTATTTCATCAGTCAGTGGACGACCAAAACAAAAATCCGTTCTGTATTTTCCTTTTTAGCCTTTTTAGGTTTAGGGTATTTCACCATCCTCTTTTCCTTGGTCTTAGCCAATGACTTCCTGCTTTTACTACTTCCTCATCTGATCCCAGATCTCATCGTTTGGTTGAAACCTTCCCTAGCGAAACTCGGTTACGTTCCGCCAGAGGAGAGTCAATATCTTCCACATCTATTGTCGCTTTCAGCAGTTCTCACTTCAATTCTATTAACGGCCTATGGGTTTCTACAAACACATGTTCGACTACGAAGCTTAACTGTAAAAGTTCCCATCCAAAACCTACACCCTGATCTTTTCGGATTTAGTATCGTGCAAATATCCGATGTCCACGTTGGCCCGACCATCCAATCAAGGTTTATAAAGAAAGTGGTGAAGCGTATCAATCGCCTTCAGCCAGATTGTGTTGTTATCACAGGGGATTTAGTAGATGGCCCTGCCTCTCAATTCAAAGAGCATATCCAACCCTTACGCGAAATCCAAGCAAAGTATGGCGTCTTTTATGTGACAGGAAACCATGAATACTATTCGGGTGTGATGCCTTGGTTAAATGAACTGCAAAACCTAGGCATCCAAGTTCTACTAAACGAAAACCGCCAACTTAAGATAAATTCAGCTAATCTATGTATGGCGGGAGTTACAGATCTGAAGGCAGGTAATCTAATCAAGACACATAGCACAGACCCTGGGGCAGCGATACGAGGAGGAGAACAGGCAGACCTAAAAGTCCTACTGGCACACCAACCCAACAGCGCACTCGAAGCAGTAAAGTATGGTTACCACCTACAAATCTCTGGCCATACCCATGGAGGGCAGTATTTTCCTGGCAATTTACTGATCTATCTCTTCCAAAAATTTGTCGCAGGGCTTCACCACTACAAAGGGATGTGGATCTACGTGAGCCGTGGGACTGGCTATTGGGGGCCTCCTCTTCGGATAGGCTCTCCTTCTGAAGTCACAAAGTTGGTTCTTGTCAATCCTGGCGAAGAGACAAATTAG